The Thermacetogenium phaeum DSM 12270 genome segment GTTCTGGTGGTGAAGGCGAATTGCTCTCTTACGCGCGCAGTGTGGCTTTCAGCCTCGTTGTATTCAGCAGTAATCCGAGGGCATCTTGTATATCATTAACAATTACATCCGCTTTGCTGATCGCTATTTGCGCGGCTCCTTCTTTTCCGATGACGGCTATGCCGAGGGCGGCTTTTTTCAGCATTAAGGTGTCGTTTACTCCGTTTCCGATAGCGACTACTTTTTTTGGCCCCAGTGAATCTACAATTCTACCTTTTTCAAGAGTACCATTTTTGCTTGTGATTAGCTTAATATTTGCCTGTAATTCTCTGCACTTCTGAGAGGCCGTGCCGAAGGTATCCGCAGTAAGAATATGAATTTCTAAATACTCAGCCAATTGGTTTAATTGTTCTGCTACACCGCTAATTAGATTGCCGTCAAAGGCGATGGTACCGTTGTAATCAACGATCAGGTGCTGCAAGGAGAGGTCACCTTTACCGGGAATATTTATTTTGAGCAAATTTTGATCACCTCCAGACGTTTCAGTTCTATTGTAGCAAGATTCTCTAGGATGACTACAGCGTCCATATCGCCCGATGTGAAGTCACCGAAGAAGCCGGCGAAATGAGATCCGAAAGGGTGTCAATCAATTAATAAGTCGGGGTTCACACAGAAACTCCGCACCTGAGCCCTCAAGCCCTTACAGCGCAAGAAAGGCGGTATTACGGCAAAACTTTATAAATTCGCATTTTTGGGTGCTGGCAGGCAGGAAAATACTCCACAAATAGCAAAAACCTCCTGGAAACAACAACACTCAAATCATCATCCCCAGGAGGTGCACCACCGATGTCGAAACGGTGGCTTAAAGATTTTCTTCGATACATACACAAAGTTTTCCTGCCTGAAGGCAGGACTAAATGGGCAAAAGATAAAAGAAGAGATCCCGAGATAGAACCGGGCACCATCTGGGCAACGCTTTTAATTGGCTTTGCTCTGCAGGTTCAGAGCCTGGAAGAACTAGAGCGAAGGGCGAGAAAAAGCTTTAAAAAGCTCCTACCCGGAGGGCAGCGGCCGCCCCCGGTGATGGCGGCTTTACCAAAGCCCCATTCATCAACAACTATTTGCGCAGCAAAAACAACCACGTAGTAGTCCACTTAAAGGAGACCGCATGCACATAGTCAGGGACGCAGAAGGGGTATTCAACCGCCAGGCACCAGCCGATCAAAAGCGTGAAGGCATTTACGAAGGCAAGACCGCATCTATACCCGTGACGGTTACTGCTCCTGTATTGGAGAGAATTTCCGTGTCGCCGGAGCAGATGAACATTGCTGCCGGGAAGACGGGACAGCTTCTGCGGCCTTCTACTCGGACGGAACCGCGAAAGACGTGACCGGTCAGGTGTCCTACCAGCCGGACATCAATTGTCGAAGTATCCGAAGTGGGTCTGTTGACCGGCAAGAAGCAGGGGAGTGCCAAAGTAATCGTCTCTTTCGGTGGCATGACCGCAGTATCCCGGGTGCTGGTGAACGAAGCCGTCCTGGAGTCCTTCTCGGAGGAGCCGCCCCGATGAGCCTTGTTGGGAAAGACCCAGCAGCTGACGGTAAATGCTGCGTACTCCGACAGGGCGGTAAGGGAGGTAACAAGCTCATCCGGCTACCGGACCAGCAGCAGATCCGTCGCATTGGTCTCCGAAACCGGCCAGGTCAAAGGGGGTCTCTAAGGGGAATGCAGAAATCACCGTAACCTTCGGCGGCAAGAGTGCACCCGTTCCCGTCACGGTGAGCGCTCCTGTTGTGGAAGCGTCGAGATTCAACCCAACCCGTTGAAGATATATAAATCCAACTTCCAGAGGTTCCGGGGTCTGGAGACCTATTCCAACGGCTCCACTTAGGACGTAACACTGTACGCTGCGTTCAGCAGCAGCGACACTTCTGTCGTCAGAAACATACGAAGTGCCTGCCGAAGTGCTTCCGGTAGAAGTCATCTCTCTCCGGGAAGACAATCAAATAATTGGGCTGGGCGTAACGCCCGGCTTTTTTGTGGCCCTCAGCGCGGAGAACTTTCTTTCAATGATGTTGTTGTCGTTTACCATAATGATCAGTTGCATCATGTTATTCTTAGAAATTTTTTAAAATAGCTTCTAATAGAGACAAATATTTGGTAAAATTGGCAATGGAACAGGTTTATTACCCCCGGGTTGGTTTAGCACCTGTAGACCGTTTTTATACCTAACAGCAGTTAGGTTTCATTATCTGCAAAACGTTTTTCGAAAAAGGAGCCCTGGGAGGAATTATCTGCCATCTTTCAGGTCAAGAGTTGTCATGATAGTTCATGAAAACATAGTAGCTGCAAGAGAAAGAGATTTCCGGAACTTTCGAATGAGAAGATTATTTCTGTGCAGAATTATGTGCTTCGAAATTTTTGCCTCGGAAAGCATTATAGCTTTCCGCGGAAACCGTTGTGCGGTAAGACTTGGAACCATCCAGTCCGATGCGGGTGTTGCACTCATAACCCCGATGAAAAGGGGACTGAATTAATTGTGGTGAACAAGCATGGGAGCTGAGGGTGAAAAGGTTGCACTCATAACCCCGATGAAAAGGGGACTGAATTTGTCGTTCCGTTCCAGTAAAATGAGTCAAATCCAACGTTGCACTCATAACCCCGATGAAAAGGGGACTGAATTTCGATCTGTGTCTGCAACTCATCAAACAGCTTTTGCTCGTTGCACTCATAACCCCGATGAAAAGGGGACTGAAATCTGGGCAACGAACCGTTGAAGATTTACGTTCAACTCCTGTTGCACTCATAACCCCGATGAAAAGGGGACTGAAATTTGCCGACAAAAAAGCGAAAGGGAAGCTGACGTTGGAAGTTGCACTCATAACCCCGATGAAAAGGGGACTGAAATCTCGTCATCCACCGCACCGAAAAGACGACATATCAAGTTGCACTCATAACCCCGATGAAAAGGGGACTGAAATGTTATCTACGCCGTGCTCTTTGAGTATTTCCACGAAGTTGCACTCATAACCCCGATGAAAAGGGGACTGAAAGATAATTGACCATGATGAACCGATTAAAAAAACTCGATGAAAAGGGAAATGGAGACTTTAGAAATATATCCCGGCAAAGTATTTTGCCGGGATTTTTTTGTGCGCCCGGCATGGGCGTTAACTTGGTGGTGAAAGTCCACTGCAGGCGAGGCAGCACGAGTCTGCTAGCCGAAGGCAAGGGTGTCCATCGCGAGGTGGGATCTGAAGGAAGCCGGAGGCAAAGCCACGGCCTGATGAACAAGAACCCCATAAGAGGCTAAGTCGCTCGGATGAGCTGGCGAAACACAGCGAAATCCCAGGCTGCCAAGGGGCGGCGGAGTATATGGGGCAGGCGCGGGGCGAAGGTTAACGTTCTTACCCGGGGAGGCCTGCCGGGGAAGCCAGGGAGAGCTGGTAACCCGTGTCGAAAGGCACGGCTGAGCCGGCAGGAGTCAGCAGAAGGCATAGTACCCTAGGTGTCATGGACTCTGGGGGGAAGGCCTGAACATCAAGTCAGAGGTGAGACCGATGAGTTCGCGAGAAGGGCGAAGACAGCAGAAAACCCCGGGAGGGGCCTGCCTGCGGGAGGAAGTGGTGAAGCCACGGGGGACTGCGGGAGGGCCGAGTTCTTCTCCGGCACGAGGCGGGGCGGCACCTCGCGGAGGACAGGGTAGCGGCCTGATGGAGCAGGTGGTGGAAAGAAGCAACATGCTGGCTGCATTGAAGCGGGTAGAGCGGAACGGAGGTGCGCCCGGCATAGACGGAGTTCCGACCGAACGGTTAAGGGACCAAATCCGTGCCGAATGGCGGCGCATTCGGGAAGAACTGCTCGCGGGAACCTATAGGCCCGAGCCCGTGCGCCGGGTCGAAATCCCGAAACCCGGGGGAGGCGAACGGCTACTAGGGATACCCACCGTAATGGACCGCCTGATCCAGCAGGCGCTTCTGCAGGTATTGACGCCCATCTTCGATCCGCAATTTTCGGATAGCAGTTACGGGTTTCGTCCTGGGAGGAGAGCCCACGATGCGGTGAAGAGAGCGCGTCAATACGTAGAAGAAGGATACGAGTGGGCAGTAGACCTGGACATCGAGAAATTCTTTGACCGGGTCAACCACGACATCCTCATGGCCCGGGTGGCCCGGAGAGTGACGGATAAGAGGGTACTCACACTCATTCGCCGCTATCTCCAGGCAGGCGTCATGGTAAACGGAGTGGTCATGGAAACGGCAGAAGGGACGCCGCAGGGCGGGCCATTAAGCCCACTCCTGGCCAACATCCTCCTCGACGACCTGGACAAAGAGCTGGAGAAGAGAGGTCACAAATTCGTCCGATACGCCGACGACTGCAACATCTACGTCAAAAGCAAGCGGGCGGGCGAGAGGGTCATGGCCAGCGTTCGTAACTTCCTGCAGGAGCGGCTAAAGCTCAAAATCAACGAGCAGAAAAGTGCGGTGGATCGGCCGTGGAAACTGAAATTCCTGGGGTTCAGCATGTATAAGCCCAAGGGGGGAGTAATCCTTATCCGCCTGGCGTCACAGACCATCGACCGGGTGAAAGCGAAAATCCGGGGGATAACAGCCCGGAACAAGCCCATAAGCATGGACGAGCGCATAGAACGCCTGAACACCTATCTGGGCGGCTGGATAGGATACTTTGCCCTGGCCGACACACCCAGCGTATTCAAAGACATAGAAGGCTGGATGCGGAGGAGGCTGCGCATGTGCCTCTGGAAGCAGTGGAAGCGGGTTCGGACGCGCTACCGCGAACTACGGGCATTAGGGCTGCCGGAGTGGGTGGTGCATCATTTTGCCAATGCCCGCAAAGGGCCGTGGCGGATGGCACACGGGCCAATGAATAGAGCCCTGGGCAACGCCTATTGGCAGTCCCATGGCCTGATGAGCTTAACCGAACGCTACCATAGACTTCGTCAAGCTTGGTGAACCGCCGGATGCGGGCCCGCATGTCCGGTGGTGTGAGAGGACGGGGGCTAGCCGCCCCCTCCTACTCAATAGAGTTCCTATACCGCTAATAAATTTTTTTGAGGAGTAGGCAGGTAATGGGTTAACAAGTTAGCAGAAGACCGCTCAAAGGTCGTGCAGCGCGCTTGCGTCTTTCTCCAGAACTATTTTCTCAAGTTCTGTGAAGGAGACTATTGGTATCGGAGACTCCCGCAAATAAGGCGTTAGAAGTTTTTGAGGCCCTTTCCGCAAGTGCACAGCTTGTGGACTTAATCGGTGAGCTGCTCAGGATGTGTCTGAGAGGGTGGAGCCAGGGGCACCAAAGGGTCTTGGAGAAGACGGGCAAAGAGATTGGCCTGCCGGAGGCAGATGTGCTTGTCAAAATACTCCAGCGGACACGGAGGTCGGCTCGGAGAAGCTGTCCGAATTCTCAAGGCAGACCCTCACGCCGCCGGCGGCGGCACAACAGAGGATGAAAATACCCGTCGGGTCTGCCGGCGAGCGACCTATGGAAGGCCGGGTAACAGGACAGGCGAAGCGAGGATGACAGGTCGGGATGCGAGTACAGACACCTTAAGAGTTTCGATGGAATGGATTTGCTGCGAGGCCAAACGCTGCGATTGGCAGAAGCAATTCGTAACATGTTACGCAGCATCCCAGAGCTGTCCCGAAGCGAGCCGTCGTCCTGTCCGGCCTGGAATCGGGAGTCGAGCGGTAGACCGGCAGGGTATGCGATCTATTCTCAAGGCAGGAGAGCGAAATCATGGAAAACGTCCGGCAGTACAAAATAGAGCGGGCCTAGGAGTGAGGCCGTTGATACAGACATTGTACCTGCTGTTGCCGGGCCTGGCGCTGATCGGAGTGACGCTGTTTCCGGTGGGCATCCCTGATGAACGCTTCGGAGGTCAGGAGGCTCCCCTTTAAGGATGGCATTGCCTTTGCGATAGGCCGCAACCCCTTGCGGTTCAAGAAGGTTTCGTACAAGGAGCATCCCCTGGCTTACTGCATGTCCCCTGTCAGAAGTACGTGTCGCTAAGAGAGAGGGGCGTTGAGGCGAAAGACATCCTGGTTGATGCCGCTCCGTCATCAGACGGGTGGGAGGGGTTTATCGACCAGGTTTCATAACGGAAGTAAAAATTTTTACTATGGTTAATGAGTCTGATATAAAATAATTAAGAAGTAGCACGAAATCCTTTTGCCGGAGGATAACTTATCATGAAGTTAAGTGTCAATTGTATACCCTGTTTGATTAATCAGGCTGTTACTCAGGCTAAATTTCATCTTGATGATGAAGAGCAGCAGTTTGCTTTGGTTGAAAAAGTGATGAAAGAACTGCTTTCTGCTGAAAGAAGATGTGCTCCTTGTGTCGCCCAAAAGATCCAGCGGGTATTGAGGGAATCTCTTCAGAACCCTGATCCCTATAAGGCACAGAAAACCTTCTACAATAAGGAGATGCTCAAGCTGGAGGAAGCTTTTCAAAAAGCGGTAGCGGCGGTTTCGGCTGACCCGCTGGAACAAGGACTTAGACTGGCAGTAGCCGGCAATATTATTGACTTTGGTCCCTACCACGACCTGTCACCGGAAAAGGTTCTGAAGGTTGTACAGGAAACCGTGAAAAAGGATTATAAAAAAAGAGATGCTTATAAAATTAAAGGAAAAATTAAGCAAGGCCCAGAAACTTCTTTATCTGGGGGATAATGCTGGAGAGATTGTTTTTGATAAATTGTTTATTAAAAAGATTAAAGATGTTTACAGAAATCTTGACATTTTTTTTGCGACGCGCGGTTACCCGACTTTAAACGATGTAACAGAAGAAGATGCCTATGCTGTAGGAATGGACAGGTGTGCCAAGATTGTCAACAATGGTACAGATATCCCTGGGACAATCTTGGAAGCATGTTCTTCTCAGTTTCTAAAAGTTTTTCACGAGGCAGATTTTGTGATTGCCAAGGGTCAGGGAAACTTTGAGTCGCTGTACGGCGAGTGCGAAAAGGATATTTGCTTTATTTTTCTTTGCAAATGCAGCCTTTTTGAAGAGCGGCTGGGCGTTCGGAAGCACGATATCGTTTTGATGTTCAACCGGCCTCTTATTCTAACTTCAAAGCTCCAGCAAACTGCTCCGCAGTAACAGTGGTAATAATATTTTGATCACTTGGGATCCATTCGGGATCTACTGTTTATACCCAGCGGAGTTTTACGAAAAAGCAGAATATCTTATGGAAGCTCTACCATTTTGTGCTTGATGTCCAAAATTAGGGGGCAAACCGGAACTAAACGGTTTTGAGACGTCAAGATTATTGGAGCTTGAATGGCGGCAAGCATAGGTAAAAAAGATTTAAAAGAATGTATAGGTATGGGTCAAACAATTTATCAAACTCGACCAGAACGAACGAATTCAGGAGAACCCAAATAATCAGTACAACCACAAAGATTGAGATGAAAGCCCAAGAGCTCCCGAAAGTTGCAATCTTATCAGCAATCCGCTGGCCAAAAGTCAGTTGTTCAGAAAAGTCTTTAACTACATTTCTTGAGATAGGGATTCTCTCGGCGAGATAATGAGCAACTCTCTTTTCTCGTTCACTTAGATGTTTATATTTTGTGCGAAAGAGCTTTTTTGATATTTTGCCAACCTTCTGGTTTATTGTGTTATCCTTTTGCACTGCAGTCTAACCTTTATAATTTATTTTGTTATTGTTGCTGTCCTAAACAGGAGTGGACAACCGGCAGCAGAACGGTTTTCCGTGTCTTATGTAATTTGCCAAGTTTACAGGATTGTGAGAGGCATGTTCAGGACGGTCAAGACAAATCTCCTGCGGTTTGCTTCGGTGCTGCTCCTGGTCGTTGCGGCAACGGGAGTAAGCGCTACTTGCTGGTTCCACTGGTATCAGCCAAAACTGCCGGAAAAGGGATAACCGATATTTTCTTTAAGTTGCCCGTCCTGGTTCAAAAACGGGCTGTTTCTGTTTAACTTGTATCACCAGGTTGAACAAAAAATTATAGATTAAAGAAAGAGTTGGTTATTTGCTTGGGAGGCCAGTATAATTCGTATAGTAATGGTAGCAACCAATGCCAAAATGATAAAATATGGAGGTGATTATAAAGAAGAGAATATAAAATGGAACGTAAATATTTAATAAATTCTCCCCGTGTAGAGAGAAATTCGTAAATATTGCGCAAACTTCCATATAGAAGCAAATGGAAAAAACCGAAGGGTCAACCTGGAAAAGGCCCTGGGAATTCTGAGGGCGCGTTAATTCCTTCGTTCCGGCCGGTATCCGCTACACCCGGAACCGGTGCCCTGGCGCAAAACAGGCCCTCGGGTTACGACTCCGAAGGGCCTGTTTCGTTCGGGTGCTACGGGTTGTCCTCTGTCTCCCGTTCCAGGGCCTGAAGGCGCTCCACCAGACGGCGGTAGCTTTCCTCGTATTCCTCCTGCTCGATATCGCCTAGTTCATAGGAGAGTTGCAGTTCCAGCAGTTTGGAGCGGAGGTAATCGGCATCCTCCAGCTCCTGCCGGACGGCGTCGTCGATTTTCTCGGCGATGGCCAGAAGACCGCGCAGGGGCAGCAGTAGAAGATCGTCGATGATCATCGTCCATCCCTCCCGGCGGTGGTATCAATCCGACTCCAGGTCGACGAAGTTATAGGGGGGCCAGGGGCCGGAGTATTTAAAGTCGAATCGCTCCCGGAACCGTTCGTAGAGGGCATTGACCTGTTCGTCGAAGAGCAGTTCCTTTTCTTTTTCCACCAGAAAGGCGGCATTCAGGACCATGCGTTCGTTCAGGGGTTTGTTGAGGCGGGTGTTCACGGCCGTTTTTTCGAGGGGTTCCAGGATTTGGGGAGTATAAATAGAGCGCAGCTCCAGTACGGCTTCTTCCACCCTCTGGCCCAGGAGAATGGCGGAATGGTAGGCAGATTCCGGAGGAAGCGCCTGGATCTCCTCCTTTATCCGGGCTAGTTCCGGGTACCTGCTTTCCAGTTCCGCCGCCAGGCACTCCTTTTTCCAGATAACCTTCAATCCCAGTTCAATCCTGTTCCGGATCTGCGAGAAAATTCTCTTGATTTCCTGGTAGCGGGAGGCCAGCATTTGTACCGCCTCCTCTTCCTCCTTGAAAACGGTGCCGAATCTGAGGGGGATGACGTTGAATTGCTCGCCGAGGCGGGTTACCGTTTGGCTGTGGCTGCGGGCGTTTTCGGGGGTGGGGGTATAGGTGAAATCGGATATGATGCCGGCGATCAGGGTGATATCCTTGTAGGTGATGGGAATCAGTTCCCGTCCGGAGTCCCCGGTGAGGGAGTCCGGCGGTGTGGACGGCGGTGTCTCCACGATGCCGTAGGCATAGTAGAGTTTCGGGGACGGCATGACAGGCTCCTCCTTACCGAAAAAATTGTCGAGACGCCTTGTCTCGACAACCCGCTTGGGACCGGAAGTGATGCGGGGCTAGGCGGCGGCGATCGCCTGGGGCGGAGCGGCCAGCCTGGTGAGTCCGATCGCCTCTGCGTACTTCAGGTAGGTCTCCACTCCGGCCACGACCACACGGGCCTCCACGGAGAGCAGCTCGATCCCGACCAGCGCCACCTTGATCCAGGCGTCGATCACCAGCCCTTTGTCCAGGATGCGGTCGATTACCTCGACCAGACTGTTGGCGTCCGTGCTTTTGGTAACGGCCATTGAAATCCTCCTCACCTGAGAATTTGATACCTCAAAACCTTATATCCGCCGATCACCTTACCTCAGAAGCAGATGTCTTGACCGGTTGCCTGAATATTCAAGTTTATGGCCTGGAGGGGGTCAGGTGGCGTCTTCGGCCCAGCGCTCCGGATTCAGCATGCGATCCAGCACGTCGTCCACCAGATCGTCCAGGCTCAGGCGGATGTTTCGCACGGTGGTGGTGATGCCGTTCTCTTCTTTTATCCTTTCCAGGGCTTCCCCCAGGTCCATCAGCGCCTCGCCGAGGCTTATGATCTCCTCCTCCCCCAGGTTGCCGGATTCCATCCGCCTGAGC includes the following:
- a CDS encoding HAD family hydrolase codes for the protein MLKINIPGKGDLSLQHLIVDYNGTIAFDGNLISGVAEQLNQLAEYLEIHILTADTFGTASQKCRELQANIKLITSKNGTLEKGRIVDSLGPKKVVAIGNGVNDTLMLKKAALGIAVIGKEGAAQIAISKADVIVNDIQDALGLLLNTTRLKATLRA
- the ltrA gene encoding group II intron reverse transcriptase/maturase, which produces MSSREGRRQQKTPGGACLREEVVKPRGTAGGPSSSPARGGAAPRGGQGSGLMEQVVERSNMLAALKRVERNGGAPGIDGVPTERLRDQIRAEWRRIREELLAGTYRPEPVRRVEIPKPGGGERLLGIPTVMDRLIQQALLQVLTPIFDPQFSDSSYGFRPGRRAHDAVKRARQYVEEGYEWAVDLDIEKFFDRVNHDILMARVARRVTDKRVLTLIRRYLQAGVMVNGVVMETAEGTPQGGPLSPLLANILLDDLDKELEKRGHKFVRYADDCNIYVKSKRAGERVMASVRNFLQERLKLKINEQKSAVDRPWKLKFLGFSMYKPKGGVILIRLASQTIDRVKAKIRGITARNKPISMDERIERLNTYLGGWIGYFALADTPSVFKDIEGWMRRRLRMCLWKQWKRVRTRYRELRALGLPEWVVHHFANARKGPWRMAHGPMNRALGNAYWQSHGLMSLTERYHRLRQAW
- a CDS encoding ARMT1-like domain-containing protein; the protein is MKLSVNCIPCLINQAVTQAKFHLDDEEQQFALVEKVMKELLSAERRCAPCVAQKIQRVLRESLQNPDPYKAQKTFYNKEMLKLEEAFQKAVAAVSADPLEQGLRLAVAGNIIDFGPYHDLSPEKVLKVVQETVKKDYKKRDAYKIKGKIKQGPETSLSGG
- a CDS encoding damage-control phosphatase ARMT1 family protein; translation: MLIKLKEKLSKAQKLLYLGDNAGEIVFDKLFIKKIKDVYRNLDIFFATRGYPTLNDVTEEDAYAVGMDRCAKIVNNGTDIPGTILEACSSQFLKVFHEADFVIAKGQGNFESLYGECEKDICFIFLCKCSLFEERLGVRKHDIVLMFNRPLILTSKLQQTAPQ
- a CDS encoding DUF1003 domain-containing protein, encoding MQKDNTINQKVGKISKKLFRTKYKHLSEREKRVAHYLAERIPISRNVVKDFSEQLTFGQRIADKIATFGSSWAFISIFVVVLIIWVLLNSFVLVEFDKLFDPYLYILLNLFYLCLPPFKLQ
- a CDS encoding cyclic lactone autoinducer peptide, whose protein sequence is MFRTVKTNLLRFASVLLLVVAATGVSATCWFHWYQPKLPEKG
- a CDS encoding gas vesicle protein GvpG yields the protein MIIDDLLLLPLRGLLAIAEKIDDAVRQELEDADYLRSKLLELQLSYELGDIEQEEYEESYRRLVERLQALERETEDNP
- a CDS encoding GvpL/GvpF family gas vesicle protein, whose amino-acid sequence is MPSPKLYYAYGIVETPPSTPPDSLTGDSGRELIPITYKDITLIAGIISDFTYTPTPENARSHSQTVTRLGEQFNVIPLRFGTVFKEEEEAVQMLASRYQEIKRIFSQIRNRIELGLKVIWKKECLAAELESRYPELARIKEEIQALPPESAYHSAILLGQRVEEAVLELRSIYTPQILEPLEKTAVNTRLNKPLNERMVLNAAFLVEKEKELLFDEQVNALYERFRERFDFKYSGPWPPYNFVDLESD
- the gvpA gene encoding gas vesicle structural protein GvpA codes for the protein MAVTKSTDANSLVEVIDRILDKGLVIDAWIKVALVGIELLSVEARVVVAGVETYLKYAEAIGLTRLAAPPQAIAAA
- a CDS encoding gas vesicle protein K, whose protein sequence is MPIQINEDNLKEGLLGLVVALVEIIKDLLELQALRRMESGNLGEEEIISLGEALMDLGEALERIKEENGITTTVRNIRLSLDDLVDDVLDRMLNPERWAEDAT